A stretch of Microbulbifer bruguierae DNA encodes these proteins:
- a CDS encoding LytR/AlgR family response regulator transcription factor, with amino-acid sequence MSVTERPLGVLIVDDEPLARARLARQLQAIDGCQLLGEAADGESALQQLDSLDPDLLLLDIEMPGDNGLQLAEQISTRPNPPAIIFCTAHDEFALPAFAVAPSGYLLKPVSVEQLAQAIAQARRLSKPQLQNLRAEAITSESATGRRQIKAVSRRGVQLLDVDDIRCFIAEDKYVIAHHSGGETVLDESLKELEAEFGERFVRVHRNAIVAVGFITGLQKGGEGYRVILAGTAQTPAVSRRLLAGIKSLLSEMA; translated from the coding sequence ATGAGTGTCACTGAGCGCCCGCTGGGTGTGCTGATCGTCGATGACGAACCGCTGGCGCGGGCCAGACTGGCCCGACAGTTGCAGGCTATTGATGGTTGCCAACTGCTGGGAGAAGCTGCCGATGGGGAAAGTGCGTTACAACAGCTGGATTCACTCGACCCGGACCTGTTGTTACTGGATATCGAAATGCCCGGAGATAACGGGCTCCAACTCGCCGAACAAATTTCCACTCGCCCGAACCCACCCGCGATCATATTCTGCACCGCCCATGACGAGTTTGCGCTCCCTGCCTTTGCGGTCGCTCCATCCGGTTACCTGCTCAAGCCCGTCAGTGTGGAGCAATTGGCACAGGCGATTGCCCAGGCGCGAAGACTGAGCAAGCCACAGCTACAGAATCTGCGTGCCGAGGCGATAACATCTGAGTCCGCGACAGGTCGCCGTCAGATAAAGGCGGTGAGTCGCCGCGGCGTGCAGTTGCTTGATGTGGATGATATCCGCTGCTTCATTGCCGAAGACAAATATGTCATCGCCCATCACAGCGGTGGTGAGACAGTACTGGATGAGTCGCTGAAGGAACTGGAGGCGGAGTTCGGTGAGCGCTTTGTGCGCGTGCACCGCAATGCAATAGTTGCAGTGGGTTTCATTACCGGACTGCAAAAGGGCGGTGAGGGCTATCGGGTAATTCTCGCCGGGACAGCGCAGACCCCCGCGGTGTCCCGGCGATTGCTCGCCGGGATTAAATCACTGTTGTCTGAAATGGCGTAA